A genome region from Christensenella minuta includes the following:
- the jag gene encoding RNA-binding cell elongation regulator Jag/EloR translates to MDFVEAKGKTVDEAIFKGLEQMGLSLDEVEIEIVHEGGKGIFGLGKNAVVHLAKKQPVQAEKGAPEAFLSGLFERMGVEAECAAVEEDEKALKIEITGKDTAVLIGRRGDTLDALQYLTGLAVNKGREDYKKIMLDAENYREKRERTLEKLAKRLANTVAKTGKPITLEPMNPYERRILHATLQNHPRVETVSEGEEPYRRVVIRRKRRES, encoded by the coding sequence GTGGATTTTGTGGAAGCAAAGGGGAAGACCGTTGACGAGGCGATCTTTAAAGGCCTTGAGCAAATGGGGCTTTCGCTTGACGAAGTAGAGATTGAGATTGTGCATGAAGGCGGAAAAGGAATTTTCGGGCTTGGAAAAAACGCCGTCGTACACCTGGCCAAAAAGCAGCCCGTGCAGGCGGAAAAAGGCGCGCCCGAAGCATTTTTGAGCGGGCTGTTCGAGCGTATGGGAGTTGAAGCGGAATGCGCGGCCGTTGAAGAAGACGAAAAGGCGCTTAAAATCGAAATTACGGGTAAGGATACGGCAGTGCTGATCGGCCGGCGCGGCGATACGCTGGACGCCCTGCAATATCTTACGGGACTGGCGGTAAACAAAGGCCGCGAGGATTATAAGAAGATCATGCTGGACGCGGAGAATTACCGCGAAAAGCGTGAACGGACATTGGAAAAGCTGGCAAAGCGGCTGGCAAATACGGTTGCGAAGACCGGCAAGCCGATTACGCTTGAGCCGATGAATCCGTACGAGCGCAGGATCCTGCATGCAACGCTGCAAAACCATCCGCGCGTGGAAACGGTTTCCGAAGGAGAAGAGCCGTACCGCCGCGTGGTCATCAGGAGAAAGCGGCGCGAATCATAG
- a CDS encoding GNAT family N-acetyltransferase → MEPILFETERMTFRRFTPDDREAVSVFLMDPEVMYAWEHGFSEEEVTGWMERNSTRYDRYGYGWLYAEDKETSGNIGAIGLLYTGDIAGEDGWELGYIVNKRFWGKGYAAEGAGGCIEHAFRAIGTDRVFSQMRTSNAASRAVAERIGMEYVTTYDRLYHGETLPYHVYVMKKTEDRRSGRKRTGAPDA, encoded by the coding sequence ATGGAACCCATTTTATTTGAGACAGAACGGATGACTTTTCGCCGCTTTACGCCGGACGACCGCGAGGCGGTAAGCGTATTCCTTATGGACCCGGAGGTCATGTACGCCTGGGAGCATGGTTTTTCCGAGGAAGAAGTGACCGGCTGGATGGAGAGGAATTCCACCCGCTACGACCGGTACGGATACGGCTGGCTGTACGCGGAGGACAAAGAGACAAGCGGAAACATCGGCGCGATCGGGCTCCTTTACACCGGGGATATTGCGGGCGAGGACGGTTGGGAACTCGGCTATATCGTCAATAAAAGATTCTGGGGCAAAGGATATGCGGCGGAGGGAGCGGGGGGGTGTATCGAGCACGCGTTCCGCGCCATAGGGACAGACCGGGTGTTCTCGCAGATGCGTACGAGCAATGCCGCTTCGCGCGCGGTTGCCGAAAGGATCGGCATGGAATACGTGACGACGTATGACCGCCTCTACCACGGGGAAACGCTGCCCTACCATGTTTATGTGATGAAAAAGACGGAGGACCGGCGCTCCGGAAGGAAAAGGACCGGCGCTCCGGACGCATGA
- the mnmG gene encoding tRNA uridine-5-carboxymethylaminomethyl(34) synthesis enzyme MnmG has translation MTDYSGGRHDIIVVGAGHAGAEAALACARMGKKTMLATINMDGIALMACNPAIGGTAKGHLVREIDALGGQMGLAADATFIQIKMLNTKKGPAVHSLRAQQDKKLYQRYMKETLENTDNLLLVQDEITDILTDDKGVAGVRGAMGARYFARAVILATGVYLKGKVIVGEYTKSAGPSGLFPADHLSASLSGLGFSLQRFKTGTPARVDARSIDFSKTEPQYGDETIVPFSFLSGRIEREQVPCFLTYTNEKTHGIIRENIHRSPLYSGMIEGIGPRYCPSIEDKVVKFPDKERHQLFLEPEGLHTNEIYVQGMSSSLPVEVQVALYRTVPGLENVHFVRPAYAIEYDCIDPTRLRPSLETKEVTGLFTAGQINGTSGYEEAGAQGLIAGVNACRFLDGEPPIILGRDRAYAGVLIDDLVTKGTKEPYRMMTSRAEYRLLLRQDNADTRLTQIGRDVGLVSDERYDRYMYKMENVSRETKRLGAVTVKKADANTFFAAHGMEPPERGMKLAEILARPGIAYRDLAEVDGGILEADGDITLQIETNIKYAGYIEKQQKQVEAAAGLEKKQIPADIDYRQISGLRLEARAKLNDIRPRNVGQASRISGVTPADISVLLVYLAAQRRK, from the coding sequence ATGACGGATTATTCGGGCGGAAGACATGACATCATCGTTGTGGGCGCAGGCCATGCGGGCGCAGAGGCGGCGCTTGCCTGTGCGCGTATGGGTAAAAAGACGATGCTCGCGACGATCAACATGGACGGAATCGCCTTAATGGCATGCAATCCGGCCATCGGCGGCACGGCGAAGGGACACCTTGTACGCGAGATCGACGCGCTGGGCGGACAAATGGGCCTTGCGGCGGACGCTACGTTTATCCAGATCAAGATGCTGAACACGAAAAAAGGCCCGGCGGTTCATTCCCTGCGTGCACAGCAGGATAAAAAGCTGTACCAGCGCTATATGAAGGAAACTCTGGAAAACACGGATAACCTGCTCCTCGTGCAGGATGAGATCACGGATATTTTGACAGACGATAAGGGTGTGGCCGGCGTGCGCGGCGCGATGGGCGCGCGCTATTTTGCCCGGGCGGTGATCCTTGCGACGGGGGTCTATCTCAAGGGAAAGGTGATCGTAGGCGAATATACGAAAAGCGCGGGGCCGAGCGGCCTCTTCCCTGCCGACCATTTGAGCGCAAGCCTGAGCGGTCTCGGCTTTTCCCTGCAACGGTTCAAAACGGGAACGCCCGCGCGCGTGGATGCGCGCAGCATTGATTTTTCCAAAACGGAGCCGCAGTACGGTGATGAAACGATCGTCCCCTTCTCCTTCCTGAGCGGAAGGATCGAGCGGGAGCAGGTTCCCTGCTTCCTCACCTATACGAATGAAAAAACACACGGGATCATCCGGGAGAATATTCACCGCAGCCCGCTTTACAGCGGAATGATCGAAGGGATCGGGCCGCGCTATTGCCCGTCCATCGAGGATAAGGTGGTGAAATTTCCCGATAAGGAGCGCCACCAGCTGTTTCTGGAACCGGAGGGCCTGCATACGAACGAGATTTATGTGCAGGGGATGTCGTCAAGCCTTCCGGTGGAGGTGCAGGTCGCCCTTTACCGCACGGTTCCGGGCCTTGAAAACGTGCATTTTGTGCGTCCGGCCTATGCAATCGAATATGATTGTATCGACCCAACCCGCCTCCGGCCTTCCCTTGAGACAAAGGAAGTAACAGGGCTATTCACCGCCGGGCAGATCAACGGAACCTCTGGTTATGAGGAAGCGGGCGCGCAGGGGCTTATCGCGGGGGTCAACGCCTGCCGGTTCCTGGACGGTGAGCCGCCCATCATTCTGGGACGCGACCGGGCCTATGCGGGCGTACTGATCGACGACCTTGTGACCAAGGGAACGAAAGAACCCTACCGAATGATGACCTCACGGGCGGAATACCGCCTGCTGCTGCGGCAGGACAACGCCGATACGCGCCTGACGCAGATCGGGCGGGACGTGGGGCTTGTTTCCGACGAACGGTACGACCGCTATATGTATAAGATGGAAAATGTTTCACGTGAAACAAAGCGGCTGGGGGCGGTGACGGTAAAAAAAGCCGACGCGAATACGTTTTTTGCAGCGCACGGCATGGAACCGCCGGAACGCGGCATGAAACTGGCGGAAATACTTGCGCGGCCGGGGATCGCTTACCGCGATCTCGCGGAGGTGGACGGCGGGATATTGGAGGCGGATGGCGATATCACGCTCCAGATTGAGACGAACATCAAATATGCGGGCTACATCGAGAAACAGCAAAAACAGGTGGAGGCCGCCGCCGGGCTGGAAAAAAAGCAAATCCCGGCGGATATAGACTATCGGCAGATCAGCGGCCTGCGCCTCGAGGCGCGCGCGAAGCTAAACGATATCAGACCCCGAAATGTGGGTCAAGCGTCGCGGATATCGGGGGTGACCCCGGCAGACATTTCGGTGCTGCTGGTGTACCTGGCGGCGCAGCGCAGGAAATAG
- the rnpA gene encoding ribonuclease P protein component — MRTLKKNKEFNFVYRRGKPAGSRDMTLVAAKSRYGGIRVGFSVSKKVGNSVVRNRVRRRMKEAYRTILPELSGNHSLVFVARASITSAEFSDICTQMRRLLERAGILSR, encoded by the coding sequence GTGCGCACGTTAAAAAAGAACAAAGAGTTTAACTTTGTTTACAGGCGGGGAAAACCCGCGGGGTCCCGCGATATGACGCTCGTTGCCGCGAAAAGCAGGTATGGCGGCATTCGCGTAGGCTTTTCCGTCAGTAAAAAGGTCGGAAACAGCGTGGTAAGAAACCGTGTCCGGCGGCGTATGAAAGAAGCATACCGTACGATCCTGCCGGAGTTAAGCGGAAACCACAGCCTTGTTTTCGTAGCAAGGGCAAGCATCACGAGCGCGGAATTCAGCGACATCTGCACGCAGATGCGCAGGCTGCTCGAGCGTGCGGGAATACTTTCAAGATGA
- the rsmG gene encoding 16S rRNA (guanine(527)-N(7))-methyltransferase RsmG — MPEFTQELKSLFEQNGLALTQRQLAEMETYYRELVEVNKIHNLTAVTEPKDAALRHFFDSAAPLGRIPEGAAVADIGSGAGFPIVPLKIMREDIRATAVESAGKKCAFIERGSKAAGIGIEVLCARAEELARGQRRESFDVCVSRAVAQLRVLAELCAPLVRQGGLFLAYKGEYGQELAEAENALGALNLELDEVLKLPCEGYAHHVLVFRKTARVSPKYPRRYAQIAKAPL; from the coding sequence ATGCCGGAATTTACGCAGGAGCTGAAAAGCCTGTTTGAACAAAACGGGTTGGCGCTCACGCAGCGCCAGCTCGCGGAAATGGAAACGTATTACCGCGAGCTTGTGGAAGTGAATAAGATACACAACCTGACCGCGGTCACGGAACCGAAAGACGCGGCCCTGCGGCACTTTTTCGACAGCGCCGCGCCGCTCGGACGAATCCCGGAAGGAGCGGCGGTGGCGGATATCGGCAGCGGCGCGGGGTTTCCTATCGTACCGCTGAAAATCATGCGGGAGGATATCCGCGCGACGGCGGTGGAATCCGCCGGAAAAAAATGCGCGTTTATCGAGCGGGGCAGCAAGGCCGCGGGGATCGGGATAGAGGTGCTGTGCGCCCGCGCGGAAGAGCTTGCCCGCGGACAGCGGCGGGAAAGCTTTGACGTATGCGTTTCCCGCGCCGTTGCGCAGCTGCGGGTTCTCGCGGAGCTGTGCGCGCCGCTCGTGCGCCAGGGCGGTCTGTTCCTGGCCTACAAGGGAGAATACGGGCAGGAACTTGCGGAGGCGGAAAATGCGCTCGGCGCGCTGAACCTTGAGCTTGACGAGGTATTGAAGCTGCCGTGCGAGGGCTATGCGCACCATGTGCTGGTGTTCCGGAAAACGGCAAGGGTTTCTCCGAAATATCCGCGCAGGTATGCACAGATCGCAAAAGCCCCGCTGTAA
- a CDS encoding ParA family protein encodes MGKTIAIANQKGGVGKTTTAINLSACIANRGKRVLLIDIDPQGNSTSGLGVERVGLKKSSYDVLVGGVSAVEAIRPTMMQTLDLMPANIDLVGAEVELVSLMARETILKRALEDVKGLYDYIFMDCPPSLGLITLNALTAADKILVPIQCEYYALEGLTQLMSTVKLVRQSLNPSLEVEGVVLTMFDGRTNLSLQVVEEVRKFFKNKVYETVIPRNVRLGEAPSYGLPILLYDDKCLGTEAYTELAVEFLTNDMK; translated from the coding sequence TTGGGCAAAACGATTGCGATTGCAAATCAAAAGGGCGGCGTCGGAAAGACGACGACGGCCATCAATTTAAGCGCGTGTATTGCAAACCGCGGGAAACGGGTGCTTCTCATCGACATCGACCCGCAGGGCAACAGCACGAGCGGCCTCGGCGTGGAGCGCGTGGGGCTGAAAAAATCGTCGTACGATGTGCTGGTGGGCGGCGTCTCAGCGGTGGAGGCGATCCGGCCGACGATGATGCAAACGCTGGACCTGATGCCCGCGAATATCGACCTTGTCGGCGCGGAGGTGGAGCTTGTCTCCCTGATGGCGCGCGAAACAATCTTAAAACGGGCCCTCGAGGATGTGAAGGGCCTATACGATTATATTTTTATGGACTGTCCGCCTTCCCTTGGGCTGATTACCCTCAACGCGCTGACAGCGGCGGATAAAATCCTCGTACCCATCCAGTGCGAATATTACGCGCTTGAAGGACTCACGCAGCTGATGAGTACGGTAAAGCTTGTGCGCCAAAGCCTCAATCCCTCGCTCGAGGTGGAGGGCGTGGTGCTGACGATGTTTGACGGGCGTACCAACCTTTCGCTGCAGGTGGTGGAGGAAGTGCGTAAATTCTTTAAAAACAAGGTATATGAAACGGTGATCCCACGCAACGTACGCCTCGGGGAAGCGCCGAGCTACGGCCTGCCCATCCTTTTGTACGACGATAAATGTCTCGGTACGGAGGCGTACACCGAGCTTGCGGTGGAATTTTTGACCAACGATATGAAGTAG
- the mnmE gene encoding tRNA uridine-5-carboxymethylaminomethyl(34) synthesis GTPase MnmE, giving the protein MTNDTIAAIATPPGTGGVAVIRISGPDAEAVLKKVFPRASFTHGQMVYGSVRRNGELLDTVMAVLFYAPKSYTGEQTAELHCHGSAVGVRRVLGYVLECGARPAEPGEFTRRAFLNGKMDLSQAEAVCDFISASSQAGAKASLGQLAGKLKERVLSYQDRLTDALARVEAVVEYPEENLEEEVSEELLPVLKELQKGLLGLADTYRAGRIAKEGLRVAIAGKPNVGKSSLLNALAGMDRAIVADVPGTTRDTIEQGVDIGGIMIYLTDTAGIRSTSDEIEAQGVKRSENAINESKLAIFMLDGSGKITEEDHLAMRTLKKSKADLLVVLNKLDARERLSEKDVKKEFGVLPLRISAKTGAGIDELKQKLLKYAEQDKTAGELLITNERHVFALRRAAGEIGEAMEAMEQGIDMDCVTIDLNAAWASLGEITGKTVSEEIIDRIFTKFCLGK; this is encoded by the coding sequence ATGACGAATGACACGATCGCCGCGATCGCTACGCCGCCGGGAACGGGGGGCGTGGCGGTGATCCGCATCAGCGGGCCGGACGCGGAGGCTGTTTTGAAAAAAGTGTTTCCCCGTGCTTCGTTTACGCATGGACAAATGGTTTATGGGAGCGTCAGGAGGAACGGAGAGCTGCTCGATACGGTGATGGCGGTGCTGTTTTATGCGCCCAAATCTTATACAGGAGAGCAAACGGCGGAGCTACACTGCCACGGAAGCGCGGTGGGTGTGCGGCGGGTGCTCGGCTATGTGCTGGAGTGCGGCGCGCGTCCGGCGGAGCCGGGAGAGTTCACGCGGCGGGCGTTCCTGAACGGAAAGATGGACCTTTCGCAGGCCGAGGCGGTGTGCGATTTTATTTCTGCATCCTCGCAGGCGGGAGCAAAAGCGTCGCTTGGGCAGCTTGCAGGCAAATTGAAAGAGCGGGTGCTCTCCTATCAGGACCGGCTCACGGACGCGCTTGCGCGGGTGGAAGCCGTAGTGGAATATCCGGAAGAGAATCTGGAGGAAGAGGTTTCGGAAGAACTGCTTCCCGTGTTGAAAGAACTGCAGAAGGGGCTTCTCGGGCTGGCGGACACCTACCGTGCCGGACGGATCGCAAAGGAAGGCCTGCGGGTCGCGATCGCGGGAAAACCGAATGTGGGGAAATCCTCCCTTCTAAATGCGCTTGCGGGTATGGACCGGGCGATCGTGGCGGATGTTCCGGGCACAACGAGGGACACCATCGAGCAGGGCGTAGATATTGGCGGAATCATGATCTATTTAACGGATACGGCTGGAATCAGGAGTACAAGCGACGAAATTGAGGCGCAGGGCGTAAAAAGATCGGAAAACGCGATAAACGAGAGCAAGTTGGCAATTTTTATGCTCGACGGAAGCGGCAAAATTACGGAAGAAGATCATTTGGCCATGAGAACGCTTAAAAAAAGCAAAGCCGACCTTCTGGTCGTTTTGAACAAATTAGATGCACGTGAGAGGCTCTCAGAAAAGGACGTAAAAAAGGAATTTGGCGTATTGCCGCTGCGTATTTCAGCAAAAACCGGAGCAGGGATCGATGAATTGAAACAAAAGCTGCTTAAGTACGCGGAGCAGGATAAAACAGCGGGTGAGCTTTTGATTACGAACGAGCGTCACGTATTTGCGCTCCGCCGCGCGGCCGGGGAAATCGGCGAAGCAATGGAAGCGATGGAACAGGGAATCGATATGGACTGCGTGACCATTGACCTCAATGCGGCATGGGCAAGCCTTGGAGAGATTACGGGAAAAACGGTAAGCGAGGAAATCATCGACAGGATTTTTACAAAGTTCTGTTTGGGAAAATGA
- a CDS encoding DUF1349 domain-containing protein, protein MHLAGRTAKWLNMPHQATVTDKRIVIHAEPGTDLWQNTYYNFTKNTGHGLVAEADEECSFTVKATREGSSLYDQCGILVYLDEKNWAKVCMEYEDETTQKLGSVVTSGGYSDWAWADIPGENRVMYYRVSRLKDSFLFEASRGGKEYEQMRIFHLRCKNAAVRIGVFACCPTGDGMKAVFEGAAFTPPAWKPYKGE, encoded by the coding sequence ATGCATCTGGCAGGAAGAACAGCAAAGTGGCTTAACATGCCCCATCAGGCAACGGTAACGGATAAAAGGATCGTGATCCACGCGGAACCTGGGACGGACCTCTGGCAAAATACCTATTACAATTTCACAAAAAACACCGGACACGGCCTTGTCGCCGAGGCAGACGAGGAGTGCTCGTTCACGGTAAAGGCCACGCGCGAAGGCAGCAGCCTTTACGACCAGTGCGGGATACTCGTCTACCTGGACGAAAAGAACTGGGCGAAGGTCTGCATGGAATATGAAGACGAGACAACGCAGAAGCTTGGAAGCGTTGTGACCTCCGGCGGCTATTCCGACTGGGCGTGGGCGGATATCCCCGGAGAAAACCGGGTGATGTATTACCGCGTAAGCAGGCTGAAAGACAGTTTTTTGTTCGAGGCCTCGCGCGGCGGGAAGGAATACGAGCAGATGCGGATATTCCACCTGCGCTGTAAAAACGCGGCGGTGCGCATCGGCGTATTTGCCTGCTGCCCGACGGGCGACGGAATGAAGGCGGTGTTCGAGGGGGCGGCGTTTACGCCGCCGGCGTGGAAGCCGTATAAGGGAGAATAA
- the dnaA gene encoding chromosomal replication initiator protein DnaA — protein sequence MSVFNVLWEKTLNYLEEDLPMFQFNVWIKELKPVHEEDGTYYFEVSSPMHKSLMEEKYAEKIRLTMQLAYEELYGVPGADIRPEFITPQDSSKLNINEKKAEPQPAREQKTNLNPNYTFDTFVVGEANKFANAAALAVAQAPGRAYNPLFLYGGVGLGKTHLMHAVGNHILQDNPGAEIVYVTSETFMNELIRMIQLTNNRANIDLREQFRRKYRNIDVLLIDDIQFIAGKDVAQDEFFHTFNALRDMNKQIVISSDRPPKEMEKLEERMRCRFEWGLIADIKMPDYETRVAILLKKVQALRSVNPSALPIRDDALHYIAQQKNSNIRTLEGALQKVIMYAELHKESLPSGEIDASVAQKALEDFFASPSVRAITPKGVVDVVCEYFDIREEDIRGQKRNREYVFPRQISMFVLRDLTDSSYSKIAEFFDRDHSTIMHAEEKIKKQMKDDPELKKVVEDIEAKIKG from the coding sequence ATGAGCGTCTTTAATGTTTTATGGGAAAAAACGCTGAATTATCTGGAAGAGGACCTTCCTATGTTTCAGTTTAATGTATGGATCAAGGAACTCAAGCCTGTGCACGAGGAAGACGGGACTTATTATTTTGAGGTCTCCAGCCCTATGCACAAAAGCTTGATGGAAGAAAAATATGCGGAAAAAATCCGCCTTACGATGCAGCTTGCCTATGAGGAGCTTTACGGCGTCCCGGGCGCGGACATCCGTCCGGAGTTTATCACTCCCCAGGATTCCTCGAAGCTGAATATTAACGAAAAAAAGGCGGAGCCGCAGCCGGCCCGCGAACAAAAAACAAACCTGAACCCAAACTACACGTTCGACACCTTTGTGGTGGGAGAAGCTAATAAATTTGCCAACGCCGCGGCGCTCGCTGTCGCGCAGGCGCCCGGCCGCGCCTACAACCCGCTGTTTTTGTACGGCGGCGTGGGCCTCGGGAAGACGCACCTGATGCACGCGGTGGGCAACCATATTTTGCAGGACAATCCCGGGGCGGAGATTGTCTATGTGACGAGCGAAACCTTTATGAACGAGCTGATCCGCATGATCCAGCTGACGAACAACCGTGCGAATATCGACCTGCGCGAACAGTTCCGCAGGAAATACCGCAATATCGACGTCCTGCTGATCGACGATATTCAGTTTATCGCAGGCAAGGACGTGGCGCAGGACGAGTTTTTCCATACGTTCAACGCGCTGCGCGATATGAACAAGCAGATCGTCATTTCCTCGGACCGCCCTCCAAAGGAGATGGAAAAGCTGGAAGAGCGGATGCGCTGCCGGTTTGAATGGGGCCTCATTGCCGACATCAAGATGCCGGACTACGAAACGAGGGTCGCCATCCTGCTGAAAAAGGTACAGGCGCTTCGGTCGGTAAATCCGTCCGCCCTGCCCATCCGGGACGACGCCTTACATTATATAGCACAACAGAAAAATTCAAATATCCGTACGCTCGAAGGCGCGCTGCAAAAGGTCATTATGTATGCGGAGCTGCACAAGGAGTCCCTCCCCTCCGGGGAGATCGACGCTTCCGTCGCGCAGAAGGCTTTGGAAGATTTCTTTGCTTCCCCCTCTGTACGGGCCATCACGCCAAAGGGCGTAGTCGACGTGGTATGCGAATATTTCGATATCCGTGAAGAAGATATCCGCGGCCAGAAGCGGAACCGGGAATATGTATTTCCCCGGCAGATATCCATGTTTGTGTTGCGCGACCTGACTGACAGCTCTTATTCCAAAATAGCGGAATTCTTTGACCGGGACCATTCCACCATCATGCATGCGGAGGAAAAGATCAAGAAGCAGATGAAGGACGATCCCGAGCTGAAAAAAGTGGTGGAGGATATCGAGGCAAAAATCAAGGGATAA
- a CDS encoding MmcQ/YjbR family DNA-binding protein, producing the protein MQEAPFSMKKPNIAKLVEFGFAEKDGAYTYETRIAQGQLQMTVTVSGGNAHARVIDPATGEEYVLHRTAGAVGAFVGMVRADHEAVLTEIAEACFEPDVFKSARAQEAISYVRAVYGSELEFLWKRFPGNAVWRREDTRKWYGVLLAVPERKLGIASDGTAEIIDLRADPGVLAALVDGERYFPGYHMNKKHWLTIRLNGSVSAEEIFCRIDESYRLAVK; encoded by the coding sequence ATGCAGGAAGCGCCATTTTCCATGAAAAAACCCAATATTGCGAAGCTGGTTGAATTCGGCTTTGCCGAAAAGGACGGCGCGTATACCTACGAGACCCGTATCGCGCAGGGGCAGCTTCAAATGACCGTTACCGTCTCCGGCGGGAACGCCCATGCGCGGGTGATCGACCCGGCGACCGGCGAAGAATACGTGCTGCACCGCACGGCTGGGGCGGTAGGAGCCTTTGTCGGCATGGTAAGGGCGGACCACGAAGCGGTTCTTACGGAGATCGCCGAAGCCTGCTTTGAACCGGACGTATTCAAAAGCGCCCGCGCCCAGGAAGCGATCTCTTATGTACGGGCAGTCTACGGCAGCGAACTGGAATTCTTGTGGAAGCGCTTCCCGGGAAACGCGGTGTGGCGCAGGGAAGACACCCGGAAGTGGTATGGCGTTCTGCTCGCCGTTCCCGAACGAAAGCTGGGGATTGCTTCCGATGGAACGGCGGAGATCATCGACCTGCGGGCAGACCCGGGGGTGCTTGCGGCTCTCGTGGACGGCGAACGGTATTTTCCCGGCTACCATATGAATAAAAAGCACTGGCTCACGATCCGGCTCAACGGCTCCGTTTCCGCGGAAGAAATCTTTTGCAGGATCGACGAGAGCTACCGGCTGGCTGTGAAGTGA
- a CDS encoding YidC/Oxa1 family membrane protein insertase codes for MDFLYNNFLSDFFVICMKGMHNIFADYALGIVVLTILIRLCLLPLDLKQRGNQVKMAALGPEIQSLQKRYANNPGQMQKKQQELYRKMHIHPMLGCLPMLIQLPILFAFFGAMRVIASEQTIALMLDAAQNGAQSVQLTPFFWVHNLWQPDSFIGGNASILPSAESFLSYVQSNQTFIQPQTLALLHSQGLLDFSTGVMQVPADTYNALTTEILKANGYWNTVTNSVTNMNGYLILPALAGVALFLQQKFNPAAAQNAMTSATAQTKEQQEAQGCTNKMMMWMMPIFSVFICATSNTAFALYWFVSSLYAFSQMKVVDLVKKAKAKKQEVSVS; via the coding sequence TTGGATTTTCTATACAATAACTTTTTATCGGATTTCTTTGTAATCTGCATGAAGGGAATGCACAATATTTTTGCGGATTATGCGCTGGGCATCGTTGTCCTTACGATTCTGATCCGCCTGTGCCTGCTGCCGCTTGACTTAAAGCAGCGCGGAAACCAGGTAAAGATGGCGGCGCTGGGGCCGGAAATCCAGTCCCTGCAAAAACGTTATGCGAATAATCCGGGGCAGATGCAAAAAAAACAGCAGGAGTTGTACCGTAAAATGCACATCCATCCGATGCTCGGATGCCTGCCCATGCTGATCCAGTTGCCGATCCTGTTCGCGTTCTTCGGCGCGATGCGGGTCATCGCCAGCGAACAGACGATCGCTTTGATGCTCGATGCGGCGCAGAACGGCGCGCAAAGCGTACAGCTTACCCCGTTCTTCTGGGTACACAACCTCTGGCAGCCGGATTCGTTCATTGGCGGAAACGCGAGCATCCTGCCGTCGGCGGAAAGTTTCCTTTCCTATGTGCAATCGAACCAGACGTTTATCCAGCCGCAGACGCTTGCGCTGCTGCACAGCCAGGGCCTGCTCGACTTTTCGACGGGCGTGATGCAGGTGCCGGCCGATACGTATAATGCGCTTACGACGGAGATACTCAAAGCAAACGGCTATTGGAACACCGTGACGAATTCCGTGACGAATATGAACGGATACCTGATCCTCCCGGCGCTTGCCGGCGTGGCCTTGTTCCTGCAGCAGAAGTTTAACCCCGCGGCCGCGCAGAACGCGATGACTTCAGCGACGGCCCAAACGAAGGAGCAGCAGGAAGCGCAGGGCTGCACCAACAAGATGATGATGTGGATGATGCCGATTTTTTCGGTGTTTATCTGCGCCACATCCAATACGGCATTTGCGCTTTACTGGTTTGTATCGAGCCTGTACGCATTCAGCCAGATGAAGGTTGTTGATCTGGTGAAAAAGGCAAAGGCGAAAAAACAGGAAGTTTCTGTTTCTTAA
- the yidD gene encoding membrane protein insertion efficiency factor YidD gives MKKVILAMIRFYQKAVSPYTRPCCRFTPTCSQYAVEAVTKYGALKGTFLAVKRILRCNPFFKGGYDPVP, from the coding sequence ATGAAAAAAGTGATATTGGCGATGATCCGCTTCTATCAGAAAGCGGTCTCGCCGTATACGAGGCCCTGCTGCAGGTTCACGCCAACCTGTTCGCAGTATGCCGTCGAAGCAGTGACGAAATACGGAGCGCTGAAGGGTACGTTTTTGGCGGTTAAGCGTATTTTGCGCTGCAATCCGTTTTTCAAGGGCGGATACGACCCGGTGCCGTAA
- the rpmH gene encoding 50S ribosomal protein L34 translates to MKMTYQPKKQKRSRVHGFMKRMKTKAGRNVLRRRRAKGRKVLSA, encoded by the coding sequence ATGAAAATGACGTATCAACCAAAAAAACAGAAGCGCAGCCGCGTTCACGGCTTTATGAAGAGAATGAAAACGAAAGCCGGCAGGAACGTTCTTAGGAGAAGGCGGGCAAAAGGCAGGAAAGTGCTGTCCGCGTAA